Proteins encoded together in one Impatiens glandulifera chromosome 1, dImpGla2.1, whole genome shotgun sequence window:
- the LOC124922635 gene encoding heat shock 70 kDa protein 15-like, whose amino-acid sequence MEVLLMILGLGVLYPLWVHHLRLRISGLAVGQTWRHGLWPLCFSFISRRREGFTVKLEEVEDWLYEDGEDETKGVYVDKVDELKKQGDPIEERHKEHTERDSVIDQLVYSINSYRGCNVN is encoded by the exons ATGGAAGTACTGCTTATGATATTGGGTTTAGGGGTCTTGTACCCTCTTTGGGTTCATCATTTAAGATTAAG AATTTCAGGTTTGGCGGTTGGACAAACATGGCGGCATGGGCTATGGCCACTCTGTTTCTCATTCATTTCA AGAAGACGAGAAGGATTCACTGTCAAACTAGAAGAAGTAGAGGATTGGCTGTATGAAGATGGGGAAGATGAGACTAAAGGAGTATACGTTGATAAAGTTGATGAACTCAAGAAG CAAGGTGATCCTATTGAAGAGCGCCACAAGGAACATACAGAGAGGGATTCAGTGATAGACCAGCTTGTATATAGCATCAATAGCTACAGAGGCTGTAATGTCAACTGA